The Cryptococcus decagattii chromosome 14, complete sequence genome window below encodes:
- a CDS encoding tyrosine-tRNA ligase — MVLIRLSIPKRGVHLFCPAITSDKLKHHVTSPTTIYAGVDPSASSLHIGNLLPLLGLLHFQAHGHQSICLIGGATGSIGDPSGRSTERKSLTPSELRLNIAGITSQVHRFFIRGQEYLSKRGVDLAAMRKDGGRGVKVVNNYEWMRDVSLLDFLRTTGKMARVSTMLSRDSVKNRLSSDSGISYTEFTYQLLQAYDFSHLHSQHGCNIQLGGSDQWGNIVAGIDLIRRGKIAEREEKGEQVKEEEEDVYGLTIPLLTTSTGEKFGKSAGNAMWLDDKRTSAAEFYQFFLRTTDEDVEKYLKLFTFLPLSRIQDVMEAHQSSKTERLPQKLLAAEVTELVHGPAALSRALTAAQVLYSTSISSLTAEKVLDAFRGDMRLHWVKKEDLAEMGVGKVAVTYGLCGSVGESQRLVQSSALQVNDRKIGDHREKIAVEDLVDGHIAIVRAGHKRQIILYVE, encoded by the exons ATGGTCTTAATAAGGCTCAGTATCCCTAAGAGGGGTGTGCATCTCTTTTGCC CTGCGATTACCAG TGATAAGCTCAAGCACCATGTGACATCCCCAACTACTATATATGCCGGAGTGGATCCCTCAGCATCGTCTTTACATATCGGGAATCTCCTACCGCTTTTGGGCTTGTTACACTTCCAGGCTCATGGTCATCAATCCATCTGTCTT ATTGGGGGCGCTACAGGCTCTATAGGAGACCCCTCTGGCCGCTCGACTGAACGCAAATCCCTCACACCGTCTGAACTCCGTCTCAACATTGCAGGTATCACCTCTCAAGTCCACCGTTTCTTCATTCGCGGCCAAGAGTACCTCAGCAAACGCGGCGTAGACCTTGCTGCCATGAGAAAAGACGGAGGCAGAGGCGTCAAGGTTGTGAACAACTATGAATGGATGAGGGATGTGAGCCTTTTGGACTTTCTGAGGACAACAGGAAAAATGGCTAGGGTGTCTACCATGCTCTCTCGGGATAGCGTGAAAAACCGACTCAGCTCGGATTCTGGTATCTCATACACTGAGTTCACATACCAGCTTTTGCAAGCATACGACTTTTCCCATCTCCATTCCCAACACGGATGCAACATACAGTTAGGTGGTAGTGACCAGTGGGGAAATATCGTCGCCGGTATCGATCTTATTCGCCGAGGTAAAATCGCtgagagggaagaaaagggtgaacaagtgaaggaagaggaagaagatgtgtATGGTTTGACTATTCCTCTGTTAACTACAAGTACGGGTGAAAAATTTGGAAAGTCTGCAGGAAACGCCATGTGGTTGGACGACAAGAGGACGAGTGCCGCAGAGTTCTACCAG TTCTTCCTTCGCACAACAGACGAAGATGTTGAGAAATACCTCAAACTCTttacctttcttcccctctcccGAATCCAAGACGTCATGGAGGCTCATCAGTCCTCCAAAACCGAGCGCCTCCCTCAAAAACTTCTCGCGGCCGAAGTCACGGAACTTGTCCACGGCCCCGCTGCTCTTTCCCGAGCTCTCACAGCTGCGCAAGTTCTCTATTCGACCTCCATTTCCTCACTTACTGCGGAAAAAGTGTTGGATGCTTTCCGGGGAGATATGCGTCTCCACTGGGTGAAAAAGGAGGATTTGGCGGAGATGGGTGTTGGGAAAGTGGCCGTGACATATGGTTTGTGTGGATCTGTTG GCGAAAGTCAGCGATTAGTTCAATCATCGGCTTTGCAAGTGAACGACAGGAAGATTGGCGACCACAGAGAAAAGATTGCCGTTGAAGACCTCGTAGACGGCCATATCGCCATCGTGAGGGCGGGTCACAAACGGCAGATCATTTTGTATGTTGAATAA